From the genome of Triticum aestivum cultivar Chinese Spring chromosome 3B, IWGSC CS RefSeq v2.1, whole genome shotgun sequence, one region includes:
- the LOC123068923 gene encoding CRS2-associated factor 1, mitochondrial produces MLLPSLLRRAHLLRPCYPPRRHLSRLLDRYGFVPPASLTSTAKEISHGTGAAADQKRRIKKPPYRPPSSLDRGDRPASHSDLPFDFRFSYTESSPDAKPIGLREPKYSPFGPGRLDRPWTGLCAPAVDTTLRSVDAEDPAPAAEKDLEEARRRERERVLGEPLTPAERSFLVDKCQKNRTKRQINLGRDGLTHNMLNDIHNHWKHGEAVRVKCLGVPTVDMQNVCHELEDKTGGLIIHRHGGQLILYRGRHYHPKKRPVIPLMLWKPAEPIYPRLIKTTIEGLTVQETKEMRKKGLHAPVLTKLAKNGYYASLVSMVRDGFLADELVRIDCKGLPKSDYRKIGVKLRDLVPCILVSFDKEQIIVWRGKDHDESIQDNMHKAFPSVLQLENAAVKNENVEQEEASSESVPGKNEHGEKEETSSDCSSDEWSEISSSDDVPDDK; encoded by the exons ATGCTCCTCCccagcctcctccgccgcgcccaCCTGCTGCGGCCGTGCTACCCTCCCCGCCGCCACCTCTCCCGCCTCCTAGACCGCTACGGCTTCGTGCCGCCTGCCTCCCTGACCTCCACCGCGAAAGAGATCTCCCACGGCACAGGCGCCGCCGCCGACCAGAAGCGTCGGATCAAGAAGCCCCCCTACCGGCCGCCGTCTTCGCTGGACCGCGGAGACCGCCCGGCCTCCCACTCCGACCTCCCCTTCGATTTCCGCTTCAGCTACACGGAGAGCTCCCCGGACGCCAAGCCCATCGGGCTCCGCGAGCCCAAGTACTCCCCGTTCGGCCCCGGTCGCCTCGACCGCCCCTGGACCGGCCTGTGCGCGCCCGCCGTCGACACCACGCTCCGGAGCGTCGACGCCGAGGACCCTGCCCCCGCCGCCGAGAAGGACCTGGAGGAGGCCCGCCGGCGTGAGCGAGAGCGCGTGCTTGGCGAGCCGCTCACACCCGCGGAGCGCTCCTTCTTGGTCGACAAATGCCAGAAGAACCGCACCAAGAGGCAGATCAATCTCG GGCGAGATGGGCTCACTCATAACATGCTGAATGACATTCACAACCACTGGAAGCATGGCGAGGCGGTCAGGGTGAAATGCCTTGGTGTGCCGACGGTTGATATGCAAAATGTGTGCCATGAGCTCGAG GATAAAACTGGTGGCCTTATCATCCACAGGCATGGTGGCCAGTTAATACTGTACAGAGGGAGGCATTATCATCCAAAGAAAAGACCTGTTATTCCGTTGATGTTATGGAAGCCAGCTGAACCGATCTACCCAAGGCTAATTAAAACAACAATAGAAGGTCTGACAGTTCAGGAGACAAAGGAAATGAGGAAGAAGGGCCTACATGCTCCTGTCTTGACAAAGCTTG CAAAGAATGGGTATTATGCTAGCCTTGTGTCGATGGTTCGAGATGGTTTTCTGGCCGATGAATTGGTTCGTATAGATTGTAAAGGATTGCCAAAGAGTGATTATCGGAAGATTGGAGTCAAGCTCAGG GACCTTGTTCCTTGTATTCTTGTGTCTTTTGACAAGGAGCAAATTATTGTTTGGAGGGGGAAAGACCATGATGAAAGCATACAGGATAATATGCACAAGGCATTCCCTTCAGTTCTTCAATTAGAGAATGCAGCAGTGAAGAATGAGAATGTTGAGCAGGAAGAAGCCTCAAGTGAGAGTGTGCCAGGAAAGAACGAGCATGGTGAAAAAGAAGAAACATCAAGTGACTGTTCTTCTGATGAGTGGTCTGAGATCAGTAGCTCTGACGATGTGCCAGATGATAAGTAG